The Deltaproteobacteria bacterium genome contains the following window.
GGTCATCAAGGTCGGCAGTTCCATTCCCATCCACCAGGAAACGGAATATGCCATACCCATAGACCAGGCGGCCAGGGCCATCGATGAGACCAGAAAGATGGTCCTCAAGGCCGATTACCGGGTGAATTTTCCTTTAGAGGTGCGCTTCGTAGCCGCCGATGACATTCCCATGAGCCCGGCCAGCGGCCGAGACAGTTGTTACCTCGGCCCTTATGTAGCCGGCCTGCCCTGGGCGAGGTCCTATTTCGCAGAATTCGAGGACCTCATCAGGGACTATCAGGGGCGCCCCCACTGGGGAAAGAGTTTCACCAGAACCCACCAGGAGCTTCGGGCCCTTTACCCGGCCTATGATGCCTTCAACCGGCTCCGCCGGCAATCGGACCCCCATGGTCTGTTCCAAAACAGCTTCGTCGACCGCGTGTTTCCTGATGAGCCGTAAGCAATGGACTGACCGGCGGGCCTGCCTGATAAATAAGGCTTGACAGATAAAACCGCCTTTCCCTATATTGCAATATTACAGTTCTAACCGATTAAAAAAGTTTACTTCCCGCCTTATCGATTTTTAGCTTGGAGCTTAAGGAGGCTGCCATGGATCCCTTGCGAAAACTGACCGTCCTCTCCCTGGAACAGGCCACCGTATTACCTTACCTGACCTTCCGTTTGGCCCAGGATGGAGTCCAGGTCATCCGCTTGGAACATCCGGTATTCGGTGATCCCAATCGCTTAGTTGGGGACAATGTCCTTAACGAAGAACGGATGAACAGTTATTTCATGGCCATCAATGCCGGCAAAAAGGCTCTGACCTTGAATCTGGCCGAGGCAGAAGGAAAAAATATCTTAAGCCAATTACTCCTGAAGCTTAAGGTGGATATCTTTGCCACCAATCAGCTTCCCCGGAACTATCCTAAATTGGGGATCGATTATGAAACCCTTAAGGCCGTCAAACCCGACCTGATCTGGCTGGGGATCACCGGATTCGGACCGGACAGTAACGAAGCCGCTTATGACCCGATTCTTCAGGCCCGGAGCGGGTTGATGGAATTGACCGGAGAGCCGGACGGCGAGCCCCAGGTCCTGGGCATCCCCTTACCGGATATGGGGGCCAGCGAGCATGCCTACGGGCTGATCATGAAGGCCCTTTACCGCCGGGCCGTTACCGGGGAAGGGGCGCGCATCGATCTTTCCATGTTTGAAAGCACGGTTTCCTGGCTGACCGTTCCCATCACCTTAAGTCAGTCTTTTGGAAAGAAGATCACCCGCCGGGGTAATACCCATGAATTCTTTGCCCCGGTTTCGGTCTTCCCCACAGCCGACGGATACGTCTATGTGGCCATGGGCAATGATAAACAGTGGGCGAGCCTGACGGAACTGCCCGAATTCAAATCCCTGGCCAAAGAAGCCTATCAAAAGAATGCCGGCCGGATTGCCGACGTCAAGAACTTAAACCAGGACCTGGCCGGAATACTCAAACAATTCAAAACCGCTGCCATCATTTCCCTTTTCAATAAAATCGGCATTCCCATATCGGAAATAAATTCCATGGAGCGGGTGGCCCAGGATCCCCTGGTAGTCAAGAACCTCCTTAAGTCCAGGGACCAGAGGACAGGCCTGGAAATCATTCTGGCCCCCCCGCCTCAAATGACCGGCTACTTACGTTCCAGAGGGCAAGAGCTTTCCTTTCCTCCCCGTTTCGGTGAACACAACAATGAGATTTACGGACAAACGCTCGGCTATGGGGAAGCCGACCTAACGACCTTCAAGGAAAAAGGGATTATATAAAATATTCTGTAACTGAATCCATGTCAGAAACAAATTCGCAGATACGGAGCCTAAGAATTTAATGCCCACCGGAGACCAGTTAGCCCAGTATATCTTTTCCGGTTTGACCACCGGGAGCATCTATGCCTTGATCGCCCTGGGGTTTTGTATTATCCACAATGCCACTGGGATCGTTAATTTTACCCAGGTGGACTTCATCACCCTGGGCGGCATGATGATGTATACCTTTTTGCTGGCCATGGGCCTTCCCCTGCCTTTGGCCTTTCTCCTGGGGGTATTGGCCGTAACCGTTGTCGGGGGCCTGGTGGAAAGACTGGCCATCCGTCCGGCCAAGTCCCGCTCCATCATCGTTCTTATTTTCATAACCATCGGCGTTTCCATTTTGATGCGGGGGATCTTTAAGATTATCTGGGGGAAAAATCAGATGGCCCTGCCCCCCTTCAGCGGTGATACCCCCCTGATGATCCTGCGGGCTGCGGTCCTTCCCCAAAGCCTCTGGATCTTCTGTATCACGGTGGTGGTGGTTATTATCCTGCATCTTTTTTTTAATCACTCCCTGATCGGTAAGGCCATGCGGGCTACTTCCTTTAACCCCAGGGCCGCGGCCCTGATGGGGGTTAATGTCAACCGCATGATCCTCCTTTCCTTTGCCTTAAGCGGGGCCTTGGGGGCCATTGCCGGGATCATCATCGTCCCCATCACCACCCTGTCCTATGATATCGGCGTCATGCTCGGTTTGAAAGGCTTCGCTGCGGCTATCCTGGGCGGTTATGGGAACAGTATCGGGGCCATTATCGGCGGCTTGTTATTAGGGGTCCTGGAATCCCTGGGGGCAGGAACCATTTCTTCCTCTTACAAGGATGTCCTGGCTTTCGTCATCCTGCTTTTAGTCCTTTTCATAAAACCGAGCGGTCTCTTAGGCCACGGTGAAAAGGAGCGGGTCTGAAAATGGTCCAGGGGTTTCTGAAAGGCAAATCCTCTTTCGGGTTATCGATCCTGGCCTTGATGGTCCTTCTCTTTCCGTGGGTTATTTCCAATCCCTATTATTTGAATGTCGTCAATATCATCGGCCTGAACACCCTGGTCGTGGTCGGCCTTAATCTGTTGATCGGCTATGCCGGACAGATCTCCCTGGGCCATGCCGCATTTTATGGATTAGGGGCCTATCTTTCCGGTATACTGACGGTCAGCTACGGGGTTTCTCCCTGGTTAGCCATGATCCTGGCTCTGGCGGTTACCGGTCTTCTGGCCCTGATCATCGGTATTCCTACCCTTAAATTGCATGGCCATTACTTGGTTATGGCCACTCTGGGGTTCAACATTATCATCAATATCGTCATCATCCAGTGGGATAAGGTAACCGGCGGACCTTCGGGTTTTCCGGGAATACCCAATTTGAAAATCGGCAGTTTGGTTTTTGATTCCGACTGGAAAATGTATTACCTGATCTGGTTTTTTACCTTTATTGGAATTGTTTTGGCCCTGAATCTGGTCCATTCCCGGGTAGGCCGGGGGCTTCGGGCCTTGCATGGGAGCGAAGTCGCCGCCTGCGCCCTGGGGGTAAAGACCGAAGTCTATAAAGTAAAAGTATTTGTATTAAGTGCCTTGTACGCCTCCCTGGCCGGCAGCCTTTATGCCCACTACTTGACCTTTATCAGCCCCAAGACCTTTGATATCTTCTTTTCCGTAGAGTTGGTCACTATGGTTATTGTCGGCGGCATGGGCAGTATCTGGGGAACCCTTTTCGGGACCTTTTTCATCACCCCTTTGCCGAACATCCTCCATTTTTTCGATGAATAT
Protein-coding sequences here:
- a CDS encoding CoA transferase, producing the protein MDPLRKLTVLSLEQATVLPYLTFRLAQDGVQVIRLEHPVFGDPNRLVGDNVLNEERMNSYFMAINAGKKALTLNLAEAEGKNILSQLLLKLKVDIFATNQLPRNYPKLGIDYETLKAVKPDLIWLGITGFGPDSNEAAYDPILQARSGLMELTGEPDGEPQVLGIPLPDMGASEHAYGLIMKALYRRAVTGEGARIDLSMFESTVSWLTVPITLSQSFGKKITRRGNTHEFFAPVSVFPTADGYVYVAMGNDKQWASLTELPEFKSLAKEAYQKNAGRIADVKNLNQDLAGILKQFKTAAIISLFNKIGIPISEINSMERVAQDPLVVKNLLKSRDQRTGLEIILAPPPQMTGYLRSRGQELSFPPRFGEHNNEIYGQTLGYGEADLTTFKEKGII
- a CDS encoding branched-chain amino acid ABC transporter permease, encoding MPTGDQLAQYIFSGLTTGSIYALIALGFCIIHNATGIVNFTQVDFITLGGMMMYTFLLAMGLPLPLAFLLGVLAVTVVGGLVERLAIRPAKSRSIIVLIFITIGVSILMRGIFKIIWGKNQMALPPFSGDTPLMILRAAVLPQSLWIFCITVVVVIILHLFFNHSLIGKAMRATSFNPRAAALMGVNVNRMILLSFALSGALGAIAGIIIVPITTLSYDIGVMLGLKGFAAAILGGYGNSIGAIIGGLLLGVLESLGAGTISSSYKDVLAFVILLLVLFIKPSGLLGHGEKERV
- a CDS encoding branched-chain amino acid ABC transporter permease; translated protein: MVQGFLKGKSSFGLSILALMVLLFPWVISNPYYLNVVNIIGLNTLVVVGLNLLIGYAGQISLGHAAFYGLGAYLSGILTVSYGVSPWLAMILALAVTGLLALIIGIPTLKLHGHYLVMATLGFNIIINIVIIQWDKVTGGPSGFPGIPNLKIGSLVFDSDWKMYYLIWFFTFIGIVLALNLVHSRVGRGLRALHGSEVAACALGVKTEVYKVKVFVLSALYASLAGSLYAHYLTFISPKTFDIFFSVELVTMVIVGGMGSIWGTLFGTFFITPLPNILHFFDEYKDIFYGLILVLILIFLPEGVVVALRNRYLSRRQGISQTSFHGES